TGAACTataaaaatatctactataataaaaagcacctccaacgttctgaagctgactccgtggcttcagtgaagggtttgtaacattcgtaagtctgtcacatctctctctgcccagcCCTCGCGGGTAATCAGAAGGCAGAACTGCGGGAACGaactcacctccagcgttctgaagctgactccgtggacggccagggctttcaataacgctgCCGCCGCTTCCACAGAGCTAATCTGGGGACAGGAGAatcacagggtggctggagggggggggggcaggggacacaggacaatcactgggtggttggagggggggcaggggagaggagaattgctgcatggctggaggagggggcacgggagacaggagaatcgctgggtggctggaggtggggcaggggagacaggagaatagctgggtggctggagggggcaggggagacgagaatcgctgggtggctggagggggggcaggggagagaggacaatcacacactctcacacagacacactcgcacccagtctcactctctctctgtcacacacacacactcgcacggtgctgccaactacacagagggggggagaggcagggggtcctgagacaacaggggagggggtcctcagagggggggaggggattctgagaccagaggggggagggggtcctcagaccacagagggaggggggaagtatctctgtcacacacacacagtcagtgtctttctctcaatctcacacagaggcatattttcaaagcactttgggaggctaagttccataggtttctatggaactttgggaggctaagtgctttgaaaatgagcctcaatgtctctcactgtatcacattcactctctatgtgtcacacagtcactctcacactcggtctcacagagagtctgtgtatcgcacacatactctctcacactgtctcgcacacactctgtcacacacagtgtgtgtgaaacacactctctcacagtcactgtgtctcacatacgcactcgcacacactctcattcaaacacacacactctctctctcacagacacactcactcccagactcactctctctcatacacagtcactctcacacactctctcaaacatacacactccgaggaaaaccttgctagcgctcgtttcatttgtgtcagaaacaggccttatttactagtatcaaacatataaacggggagtgaccgtactcactcgcaaatgcgcagtagagacttccctctctgccccgcccctgcttcaacacgggggcgggacagagagggaagtctctactggcatgcttcAGACGtgggaaccgctccccctcccccccggagttgccgccgcccctccacccggcccgagcagcactgtaaacttacatcagcacgcagcagcaggcacatcagcaaagctgccatcgggcttccttctctgcctttgtcccgccctcgccgacattacgtcacacgagggcgggacacaggcagagaaggaagcccgccccgacggcagctttgctgatgtgcctgctgctgcgtgctgatgtaagtttacagtgctacTCGGgccggtggaggggcggcggtggcggtGATTcggaacccccccattccaaaagtcaacagctagtatatatatatttaaacaaataagtcgTAATGCTGAAGTTTAAGCAATTAGgatttcttatattttatttatgtgtgATACGACATTCCTCCGGATTCCAGGGTTGTAAATGTTGCTTTGCTTTTAGTCTCACTAACAAGTTTATTACTCAGGAGAAGATTCAGCACTCACTGCTGCAGTTTGGTTGCATGAATGCTTTCTCTAAGCAGCCCATGAAGTCAGAAACTGAGATATAACAGCTTTTTATGAGAAACAggatttaaagggggggggggggggggggggggaatcttatttaactgcattgctacctaaatcctcctctttttcctgttTGTCCCTTTCAAAgtttctctctttcattcctATACTGCAAGATTCAAGGATCTATCTAGTCCctctctatctttttgtttctttctgcAAGTGTGGAAAGACTTCTGGTACACTATTATCCCCTGACCCTTTTTGTCCCATGaaacagagatgggaaggcacttagggggaaaattctataaatgctgctGGAAAAGATTGTGccctgtatagaatagtgcttcaTGTCAATTCCCACACCCAACTCTGGGTACCAGACCTAAACCTGCTGAACCCTGATGTATATCTCAGCACTCAAGTTGGGCGGGGAgacacattattctataacactatgcgCAATTTTTTGGAATGGTCCTGTCCATGCCTCTTCCATGGCTACattcccttttgggttgcatactAGGGGATTTAGGTGCCCAGATGCGCATGCAGAttctaattggtgctaattaacatcaatcattggttttagcatccaattattgatggtttaatagctcattagccaattaagttgtgcacataccTTGGAAATATGCCCCTatctgagcaccatatatagaatctggagctTAGATACTTGGGTTCCCTCACCTTGTGTGTCAGTTTCATTCCAAGGGAAGTACTTGGTGCACTCTGTTTCATGTTGTATTGAGGGTACTAGGTGGTCTCAGTTTCTACCCCTTCTCTCTGTCTCATGTTGCAGGAGTGGCAAGCACTGGGTGTTGAGCAGCTGCGTCTCAGCACTGTAGACCTGACAGGAGTTCCCACACTTGAGAATTTAGAGAAAGGTGTGAAGTTTGCATTAAAACACCGGCAACATGGGAACAGTGTTTATATTCACTGCAAGGCTGGACGTTCTCGTAGTCCCACCATGGCAGCAGCATATTTGATAGTGGTAAGAGTTCATCTCTCCATCTGTTCATTTTCCTGAGCTGGTGGAGCTTTCAAATCCATTGCTCCTTCCTGCTAGCTGGCTGTGCAGCTTCAGTAGTTTACTGTACTGTTGTTTCTCCCTGCTGTTGTGCAAATTAGCAACGGATATCTCTCTTACTCACCACTGTTTTTCATGCAGCTATTTCACAGCCCATCCTGTTCTGAGCTTTTTGGACCTACACACTGGGACCCCTTCTTTCCCCTCTGCTCTACTCTCTTTATCTTTCTGTTTGTGGGTACCTCTCACCAAAGAAAATTATTAATTTTCAGGTAAACAAGTGGAGCCCCCAGGAGGCCATCAGATTCTTAGCCAACATTCGCCCTCATATCCTGGTAAGACAAGGTCAACTGCAAGCCCTGGAGAAGTTTTACTGTACTGAATCTAAGCAGTGGAGAGGCTGAATTAGACATGAGAAGACTCAGGATCCAGCAAAGAAGCCTTCAATACCTGCTGCACGCACTAAAGTAAATCTCACAGGCAGGCATGTCTACCTGAAGCTGCTGCTTTCAAACCCTAGGTTAATAGGACCTAAAGGACTGTGGGTAATGAACCAAACTCCTTTGTTTGCAAACAGCAATATGCCTGCCAGTGTAAATAAATCCTTTGTAAGGTACAGTTTCTCTGGGAAAGTTTGAGTACTATGATGTCATCAGTTTCATTTGTTGAAAAGAAAACAGGTTTCTGAATGTCAAGTGCAATATCTCCAAAGTTCATAGGATTGGTTGAATTGATGAAAGCCTCCCTTATTGTACTGTCACTACATAATCTTTAAAAGAACCAGAAAAGAGATAAAGGTGAAAGGGCAGAAATGTAAAATTCCAAAGTCTCTATTTAGAGGGTC
This portion of the Microcaecilia unicolor chromosome 4, aMicUni1.1, whole genome shotgun sequence genome encodes:
- the LOC115467978 gene encoding phosphatidylglycerophosphatase and protein-tyrosine phosphatase 1-like; this translates as MVLSVAAAAAARLAFYPSLLYNVVLEKVSSRKWFHRIDETILVGALPFRGMSQQLVEEENVRGVITMNEEYETWLWCNTAEEWQALGVEQLRLSTVDLTGVPTLENLEKGVKFALKHRQHGNSVYIHCKAGRSRSPTMAAAYLIVVNKWSPQEAIRFLANIRPHILVRQGQLQALEKFYCTESKQWRG